One Propionispora hippei DSM 15287 genomic region harbors:
- the anfG gene encoding Fe-only nitrogenase subunit delta has protein sequence MDDVMRDRIEQLVDYIMKNCLWQFHSRAWDREKQNEGILTKTMQILCDEPVEKETPQDKCYWVDAVILAEAYRQRYEWIHAMDKAELKLLMQGLKERMDYLTITGSLNEELTVPLY, from the coding sequence ATGGATGATGTTATGCGTGATCGAATTGAACAGTTGGTTGATTATATTATGAAGAATTGCCTGTGGCAGTTTCATTCCCGGGCCTGGGACCGGGAAAAGCAAAATGAGGGGATTCTTACCAAAACGATGCAGATTTTATGTGACGAACCGGTTGAGAAGGAAACTCCTCAGGATAAATGCTACTGGGTTGATGCCGTCATTTTGGCTGAAGCTTACCGGCAGCGGTATGAGTGGATTCATGCCATGGATAAGGCTGAATTAAAACTGCTTATGCAGGGGCTGAAGGAGCGGATGGATTATCTGACGATTACCGGGTCGCTTAATGAAGAGCTAACCGTACCTCTCTATTAG
- the anfK gene encoding Fe-only nitrogenase subunit beta, giving the protein MACELKEKERAGIINPIFTCQPCGSQFVSIGIKDCIGIVHGGQGCVMFVRLLFSQHFKESFEIASSSVHEDGAVFGALNRVEQAVDVLLMRYPHVKVVPIITTCSTEVIGDDIDGVITKLNNGLLKEKYPGREVYLIPIHAPSFKGSMVTGYDAAVKDVVSYFAKKGESNGKLNLITGWVNPGDVTELKHLLAAMEVDTTVLFEIESFDSPLMPDGNHVSHGNTTIEDLKGTANALGTIALNRYEGGQAAEYLESEFDVPAIIGPTPIGIRNTDSFLQKVKSLTGKSIPPSLVKERGIAIDAITDVAHLFLADKKVAIYGNPDLVIGLAEFCLDLGMKPMLLLLGDDRKDYPLDPRIKALQENVDYDMEIITNADLWELENRIKNEGLELDLILGHSKGRFTSIDNNIPMVRVGFPTYDRAGLHRYPVVGYAGAMWLAEAMANTLFTDMEYKKSKEWMLNVW; this is encoded by the coding sequence ATGGCTTGCGAATTAAAAGAAAAAGAGCGTGCTGGAATTATCAACCCCATATTTACCTGCCAGCCCTGCGGTTCCCAGTTTGTCAGCATCGGAATCAAGGATTGCATTGGCATTGTGCATGGCGGTCAAGGTTGCGTTATGTTTGTCCGATTGCTTTTCTCGCAGCATTTTAAGGAAAGCTTTGAAATTGCATCTTCTTCTGTGCATGAGGACGGCGCCGTATTCGGGGCGCTGAACCGGGTGGAGCAGGCGGTTGACGTGCTGTTGATGCGGTATCCTCATGTGAAGGTTGTGCCAATTATAACCACTTGCTCGACAGAAGTCATCGGTGACGATATTGACGGGGTTATTACTAAACTCAATAATGGACTGTTAAAAGAAAAATATCCCGGCCGGGAAGTATATTTAATCCCCATTCATGCACCAAGCTTCAAGGGAAGCATGGTCACCGGGTATGATGCGGCCGTAAAGGATGTGGTCAGCTATTTTGCCAAGAAGGGCGAGTCGAACGGGAAACTGAACTTGATTACCGGCTGGGTTAATCCCGGTGATGTAACCGAACTGAAACATTTGCTGGCGGCCATGGAAGTTGATACAACCGTTCTTTTTGAAATTGAAAGTTTCGACTCTCCGTTAATGCCTGACGGAAACCATGTCTCTCATGGCAATACCACCATTGAAGACTTAAAAGGAACGGCTAACGCGTTAGGCACGATCGCCCTGAACCGCTATGAGGGAGGGCAGGCTGCGGAATACCTGGAAAGCGAATTTGACGTACCGGCCATTATCGGCCCTACGCCGATTGGAATTCGCAATACCGATTCGTTTTTGCAGAAGGTAAAAAGCCTGACCGGTAAATCAATACCGCCTTCCTTGGTCAAAGAGCGAGGCATTGCTATTGACGCTATCACCGATGTGGCCCATTTATTTCTGGCCGATAAAAAGGTTGCCATTTATGGAAATCCCGATCTCGTGATCGGTCTGGCCGAGTTCTGTCTTGATCTGGGAATGAAGCCTATGCTGCTGCTGCTTGGTGATGATCGTAAGGACTATCCCCTGGATCCCCGCATTAAAGCGCTCCAGGAAAATGTAGATTACGATATGGAGATTATCACTAATGCGGATTTGTGGGAATTGGAAAACCGGATAAAAAATGAAGGGCTTGAGCTGGATTTGATTCTGGGCCACTCCAAGGGCCGGTTTACCTCGATTGATAACAATATACCCATGGTAAGAGTCGGTTTTCCCACTTATGACCGTGCCGGCTTGCACCGGTACCCCGTAGTCGGTTATGCCGGAGCCATGTGGCTGGCCGAGGCTATGGCCAATACCCTGTTTACTGATATGGAGTATAAAAAGAGTAAAGAATGGATGCTGAATGTTTGGTAA
- a CDS encoding type 1 glutamine amidotransferase, translating to MRIHYLQHVPFENPAMLVTWAYERGHRLSGTHLYNFEAVPEPDQFDWLVIMGGPMNIYEEEQYPWLGYEKDCIRKAIEQEKVVLGICLGAQLIADVLGGKVTKNPVAEIGWLPVTLHKEKIQEKFFDGFPESFPVFQWHNDTFSMLGEEAVCIASSEGCPHQAFMYRDRVFGFQFHLESTAASINSLLYHCADELRPGPYVQTAQAIRENMGILAVVNSLMTEFLDRLAAYTASER from the coding sequence ATGAGAATTCATTATTTGCAGCATGTTCCTTTTGAGAACCCGGCCATGCTTGTCACCTGGGCGTATGAACGAGGACACCGGCTTTCGGGTACGCACCTGTATAATTTTGAGGCGGTGCCTGAACCGGACCAGTTTGACTGGCTGGTGATTATGGGCGGTCCGATGAATATTTACGAAGAAGAGCAATACCCCTGGCTGGGTTATGAGAAGGACTGCATCCGAAAGGCCATTGAGCAAGAGAAAGTAGTCCTGGGTATTTGCCTGGGGGCGCAGCTCATAGCCGATGTATTGGGCGGTAAAGTTACGAAGAATCCAGTGGCCGAGATCGGCTGGCTGCCGGTTACCCTGCACAAAGAAAAAATCCAGGAAAAATTTTTTGACGGGTTTCCGGAAAGCTTTCCCGTTTTTCAATGGCATAACGACACTTTCAGTATGCTCGGCGAGGAGGCTGTCTGCATCGCCTCCAGCGAGGGCTGCCCTCATCAAGCTTTTATGTACCGGGATCGGGTTTTTGGCTTCCAGTTTCATCTGGAAAGTACGGCCGCCAGCATCAACTCATTACTTTATCATTGTGCTGACGAACTGCGGCCGGGACCTTATGTGCAGACTGCTCAAGCCATCCGGGAGAATATGGGGATACTGGCGGTGGTTAATTCACTGATGACAGAATTTCTTGACCGTCTGGCCGCGTATACCGCAAGCGAGAGGTGA
- a CDS encoding pyridoxamine 5'-phosphate oxidase family protein, which yields MEQISYTQRICHDQEKIERFLTEQRVGTLSMSDSSGIPYALPVNYVYWNGKIYIHGMGSGKKHAVLAKQPSVCFTVFEEFGTVTDAHPAKCDTAYLSVIIFGKALPVADTVEKTAALNRLLDKFLPGFFKSPLTGEFVEQYRSSFDNKTVMVYGIEVAELTAKENPVAGQNLFK from the coding sequence ATGGAGCAAATCAGCTATACCCAGCGAATTTGTCATGATCAGGAAAAAATCGAACGCTTTTTAACCGAACAGCGGGTGGGGACGCTGAGTATGTCCGATTCAAGCGGCATCCCTTATGCTTTGCCGGTGAACTATGTGTATTGGAACGGCAAGATATACATCCATGGCATGGGGAGCGGCAAGAAACATGCCGTTCTGGCCAAGCAGCCGTCAGTTTGTTTCACTGTCTTTGAAGAGTTTGGTACGGTGACCGACGCTCATCCGGCCAAATGTGATACGGCGTATTTGAGTGTGATTATCTTTGGTAAGGCTTTGCCGGTAGCGGACACAGTGGAAAAAACGGCAGCCTTGAACCGGCTGTTGGACAAATTTCTTCCCGGCTTTTTTAAGAGTCCATTGACCGGTGAATTTGTGGAGCAGTACCGGTCATCTTTCGATAACAAAACGGTTATGGTTTACGGCATCGAGGTGGCAGAACTCACCGCAAAGGAAAATCCGGTGGCCGGACAAAACCTGTTCAAGTAA
- the nifB gene encoding nitrogenase cofactor biosynthesis protein NifB: protein MEQPCPMTGLSGEAVELAAKTAKHPCYSFEAHQKFARMHLPVAPVCNISCNYCNRKYDCVNESRPGVTSAVLTPEEALAKFTRVKAELPQLSVVGIAGPGDALANWRAVRKSIELIKAAAPDTIFCLSTNGLMLPRYAAEIMELGIRHVTVTVNCLEPAIGASIYHHVHYQGNYYVGESAANILINNQLTGIEQLAANGVLVKVNTVMIKAINGSHIPEVVKAVKERGAALSNIMPLIPAPGSVFRHFPQTSRKEVEALRDLCQSELPQMRHCQQCRADAIGLLNEDQSYKFRDAKKELPGNCQSKHGLYKVAVTSRNRRMIDLHYGYAEAFHIYETDGSRSTFLETRNVAKYCSGKATCEESEAVKAVVVQSFADCHAVLTMRIGYEAQKRLQERGIAVIESCAGVEEGLLHAFQVLEAARAPGIA, encoded by the coding sequence ATGGAGCAGCCATGTCCGATGACCGGGCTGTCCGGTGAAGCGGTGGAACTGGCAGCCAAGACGGCTAAACATCCCTGCTATTCGTTCGAAGCGCACCAAAAGTTTGCCCGAATGCATCTGCCGGTGGCGCCGGTATGTAATATCAGCTGCAACTATTGCAACCGCAAATACGACTGTGTGAATGAAAGCCGGCCCGGCGTAACCAGCGCTGTACTGACACCGGAAGAAGCGCTGGCCAAGTTCACCAGGGTAAAGGCTGAATTACCGCAGCTCAGCGTAGTCGGTATTGCCGGACCGGGTGACGCGCTGGCTAACTGGAGAGCAGTCCGGAAAAGCATTGAACTGATTAAGGCTGCCGCACCGGATACTATCTTTTGTCTGTCGACCAATGGACTGATGCTGCCGCGCTATGCCGCAGAGATTATGGAGCTGGGTATCCGGCACGTAACGGTCACGGTAAACTGTCTGGAGCCGGCTATTGGCGCGAGCATCTATCACCACGTCCATTATCAGGGGAACTATTACGTGGGGGAAAGTGCGGCGAACATTCTGATCAACAACCAACTGACCGGCATTGAACAGTTAGCCGCCAATGGTGTTTTGGTCAAGGTCAATACTGTGATGATCAAGGCAATTAACGGCAGTCACATTCCTGAGGTCGTGAAAGCAGTAAAGGAGCGGGGCGCGGCGTTGTCCAATATCATGCCGCTTATTCCGGCGCCGGGCAGCGTGTTTAGACATTTTCCCCAGACCAGCCGCAAAGAAGTGGAAGCTTTGCGGGATCTGTGTCAGAGTGAATTGCCGCAAATGCGGCACTGTCAGCAATGCCGGGCCGATGCCATTGGCCTTTTGAATGAGGACCAGTCCTATAAATTCCGGGATGCGAAAAAGGAATTGCCCGGCAACTGTCAGTCTAAGCACGGACTTTATAAGGTGGCCGTTACGTCCCGGAACAGGAGGATGATTGATTTGCATTACGGCTATGCCGAAGCTTTTCATATTTATGAGACTGACGGCAGCCGTAGTACCTTCCTGGAAACGAGAAATGTCGCAAAGTATTGTTCCGGGAAGGCCACCTGTGAGGAAAGTGAAGCGGTGAAGGCTGTTGTAGTGCAAAGCTTTGCCGATTGCCATGCCGTACTGACCATGCGTATTGGCTATGAGGCTCAAAAACGTCTGCAGGAACGGGGCATTGCCGTGATAGAATCCTGTGCCGGTGTGGAAGAAGGCTTGCTGCATGCCTTTCAGGTACTGGAAGCTGCCCGGGCGCCCGGAATTGCCTAG
- a CDS encoding P-II family nitrogen regulator, protein MIMIRAIIRPEKRDEVLNELAAGGFNAATVLDVVGRGKQKGIKLAGVVYDEIPKTMIIMVVRAADQEAIANIILQTAKSGDQGLFGDGKIFVSPVEEVYTISSGKTGL, encoded by the coding sequence ATGATTATGATCAGAGCGATTATCAGACCTGAAAAAAGAGATGAAGTTCTGAACGAACTGGCTGCCGGGGGCTTTAATGCCGCTACCGTACTGGATGTGGTCGGCAGGGGGAAGCAGAAAGGTATTAAGCTGGCCGGCGTGGTTTATGATGAAATTCCCAAGACGATGATTATTATGGTAGTCCGCGCCGCAGACCAGGAGGCAATTGCGAATATCATTCTACAGACAGCTAAATCGGGGGATCAGGGATTGTTTGGTGACGGAAAGATTTTTGTCTCACCGGTGGAAGAGGTGTATACTATTTCCAGCGGCAAAACCGGACTATAG
- a CDS encoding P-II family nitrogen regulator — MKEIIAVVRMGKVSATKRALVEAGVAGFTASKVLGRGKLVKDPAVIEARKQELLALNKSKDKQEAELLIDTFLNGVRLFPRRLFNVIAHDEDVPRIVQAIMAVNRTDNQVGDGKIFVLPLNDAIRVRTGETGDSAIW, encoded by the coding sequence ATGAAAGAAATTATTGCGGTGGTAAGGATGGGCAAGGTCAGTGCTACCAAACGGGCCCTGGTTGAAGCCGGTGTGGCCGGTTTTACCGCCTCTAAGGTGCTAGGCAGGGGCAAGCTGGTCAAGGACCCTGCGGTAATCGAAGCCCGCAAACAGGAATTGCTGGCCCTTAACAAGAGCAAGGATAAACAAGAAGCGGAACTGTTGATTGATACCTTCCTGAATGGAGTCCGGCTGTTTCCGCGGCGATTATTTAACGTCATTGCCCACGACGAGGATGTTCCCCGGATTGTGCAGGCGATTATGGCGGTAAACCGGACGGATAATCAGGTCGGTGACGGCAAAATTTTTGTCCTGCCGCTGAACGATGCTATCCGGGTACGGACCGGCGAAACAGGTGACAGCGCGATTTGGTGA
- a CDS encoding substrate-binding domain-containing protein, with amino-acid sequence MSSNLYKPEEVAKILNISRFTVYSLIKRGELPAYRIGRSMRIESADLENYKRKSRSNELFTGHEGLPADHSAPAHYPGLIICGQDVILDVLSGHLEKQIPGVQFLRRYVGSISGLISLYNRTANIATTHLWDGDSDEYNVPFVRRYLPGQKACVVNLVSRVEGFYIAPGNPKNIKDWHDLTRPDIRFVNRNLGAGARVLLDEKLRKLNIDSRNIQGYSREELSHLAVASCVARGEADVGLGTEKAAMQVRNIEFIPLQKERYDLVILPQDINPQHFETLLSILRSDEFRKEVMGMSGYDISQMGEIIAEL; translated from the coding sequence ATGTCCAGCAATTTATACAAGCCTGAGGAAGTAGCAAAAATACTTAATATTTCGAGATTTACCGTGTATAGTCTGATTAAGCGCGGCGAATTGCCGGCCTACCGCATTGGACGCAGCATGCGTATCGAAAGCGCCGATCTTGAAAACTATAAACGAAAATCGCGCAGCAACGAGTTATTTACCGGCCATGAGGGCTTACCTGCCGATCATTCTGCCCCAGCCCACTATCCGGGCCTTATTATTTGTGGACAAGATGTTATCCTCGATGTACTATCGGGCCATCTTGAAAAACAAATTCCCGGCGTGCAGTTTTTGCGGCGCTATGTAGGCAGTATCAGCGGTTTAATTTCGCTTTACAACCGCACCGCTAATATTGCCACAACTCATCTTTGGGACGGCGACAGCGATGAATATAACGTGCCTTTTGTACGCCGCTACTTACCGGGACAAAAAGCCTGTGTTGTCAATTTGGTCTCCCGCGTCGAAGGCTTTTATATCGCTCCCGGCAATCCTAAAAACATCAAAGACTGGCATGATTTGACTCGGCCCGATATTCGTTTCGTCAATCGCAACCTTGGTGCCGGTGCCAGAGTGCTTTTAGATGAAAAACTTCGTAAGCTTAATATAGATTCCCGCAACATCCAGGGATATTCCCGTGAGGAATTAAGCCATCTGGCAGTTGCCAGTTGTGTCGCCAGAGGCGAAGCCGACGTCGGCCTCGGAACGGAAAAGGCGGCTATGCAGGTCCGTAACATTGAGTTTATCCCACTGCAAAAAGAACGGTATGATCTCGTTATTTTACCGCAGGACATCAATCCCCAGCATTTTGAAACCTTGCTTTCCATCTTACGGTCCGATGAATTCCGTAAAGAAGTCATGGGCATGAGTGGCTATGATATTTCTCAGATGGGTGAAATCATCGCCGAACTGTAA
- the ylxM gene encoding YlxM family DNA-binding protein yields the protein MLDKVLRMGFLYDFYGALLTEKQRQCLEMHYLSDLSLAEMAEQLGVTRQAVHDILRRAEQLLDEYETKLKLFERFQHEQQTISQVYGLISSLSDEVKQLEPVNRSLHILELLLDYGKEA from the coding sequence ATGCTGGATAAAGTGCTGCGCATGGGATTTTTATATGATTTTTATGGCGCGTTGCTGACCGAAAAGCAGCGACAGTGTCTGGAAATGCATTACCTCAGCGATTTGTCGCTGGCGGAGATGGCTGAGCAGCTTGGCGTGACCCGGCAGGCGGTACATGATATTTTGCGACGGGCTGAGCAGCTTCTGGACGAATATGAGACTAAACTTAAGCTGTTTGAGCGGTTTCAGCACGAGCAGCAGACAATCAGTCAGGTGTACGGCCTGATCAGCAGTCTGTCGGATGAAGTGAAGCAGTTGGAGCCGGTAAATCGGTCGCTACATATATTGGAACTTTTATTGGATTACGGTAAGGAGGCATAG
- the ffh gene encoding signal recognition particle protein, which yields MVFEGLADKLQQTFKKLRGRGKLTEADVNEAMREVRMALLEADVNFKVVKEFIAKIKERAIGQEVMGSLTPVQHVIKIVNDELTELMGGTQSRIAIASRPPTIVMMVGLQGAGKTTTVAKLANLLVKKQSKRPLLVAADIYRPAAIKQLQVLGEQLDVPVYAAEPGTKPVDIAKQALEYALAHTRDMVLIDTAGRLHINEELMQELKDIKREVKPHEILLVVDAMTGQDAVTVAESFNNELGVDGVILTKLDGDARGGAALSVRAVTGRPIKFAGMGEKLDALETFHPDRMASRILGMGDVLSLIEKAQSAIDLEQAQAMEKKLRKEEFTLDDFLEQLQQVRKLGSFEQILSMLPGMGNLKKLQDIEFDEKELVHVEAIIRSMTKKERRSPDIINGSRRKRIALGSGTRVQDVNRLLKQFTEARKMMKRFQEMQKGAKKGLGFKLPFMR from the coding sequence ATGGTTTTTGAAGGCTTAGCCGATAAACTACAGCAAACATTTAAAAAACTGCGCGGCCGGGGCAAACTGACCGAGGCGGATGTGAACGAAGCCATGCGCGAGGTCCGGATGGCGCTCCTGGAAGCGGACGTAAACTTTAAGGTAGTGAAAGAGTTTATTGCCAAAATCAAAGAGCGGGCTATTGGCCAGGAAGTCATGGGCAGCCTTACACCGGTGCAGCATGTCATAAAGATTGTCAACGATGAACTGACCGAGCTGATGGGCGGGACACAAAGCCGTATCGCCATCGCCTCCCGGCCGCCGACCATTGTGATGATGGTGGGCTTGCAGGGGGCCGGTAAAACGACGACGGTTGCCAAACTGGCTAATTTGCTGGTCAAGAAGCAAAGCAAGCGCCCATTGTTGGTTGCGGCGGATATTTACCGTCCGGCAGCCATCAAGCAATTGCAGGTGCTGGGTGAACAGCTTGATGTTCCGGTGTATGCCGCTGAACCGGGCACGAAACCCGTGGACATCGCTAAACAGGCACTGGAGTACGCCTTGGCCCATACTCGGGACATGGTGCTCATTGATACGGCCGGCCGGTTGCATATTAACGAAGAACTGATGCAAGAACTGAAAGATATCAAGCGCGAGGTCAAACCCCATGAAATCCTGCTGGTGGTTGATGCCATGACCGGTCAGGATGCCGTTACGGTGGCCGAGTCCTTCAACAATGAACTGGGCGTTGACGGTGTGATTCTGACCAAGCTTGACGGCGATGCCCGCGGCGGGGCAGCTTTATCAGTCCGGGCGGTGACCGGACGGCCGATTAAGTTTGCCGGCATGGGCGAAAAGCTGGATGCCTTGGAAACTTTCCATCCTGACCGGATGGCGTCCCGGATTCTCGGCATGGGCGATGTGTTGAGCCTGATCGAAAAAGCGCAGAGCGCCATTGATCTGGAGCAGGCTCAGGCAATGGAAAAGAAGCTGCGCAAGGAAGAATTCACGCTGGACGATTTTCTCGAGCAGCTGCAGCAGGTGCGCAAGCTCGGCTCCTTTGAGCAGATACTGAGCATGCTGCCCGGTATGGGGAATTTGAAAAAGCTGCAGGATATTGAGTTTGACGAAAAAGAACTGGTCCATGTAGAGGCGATTATCCGCTCGATGACCAAAAAGGAACGACGTTCGCCGGACATCATCAACGGCAGCCGCCGCAAGCGCATTGCCCTGGGCAGCGGGACGCGGGTACAGGATGTAAACCGGCTGCTAAAACAGTTTACCGAGGCGAGGAAGATGATGAAACGGTTTCAGGAAATGCAAAAGGGTGCAAAAAAGGGACTGGGCTTTAAGCTTCCCTTTATGCGCTAA
- the rpsP gene encoding 30S ribosomal protein S16: protein MAVKIRLKRMGAKKNPFYRVVVADSRSPRDGRFIETLGHYDSTVEPAVIKVDEEKAISWLQQGAQPTDTVKSLFKAVGIMKKWDEIKRAKKEA from the coding sequence ATGGCGGTTAAAATTCGTTTGAAACGTATGGGTGCTAAAAAGAACCCGTTCTATCGCGTTGTTGTGGCTGACTCTCGCTCGCCGCGTGATGGCCGGTTTATTGAAACTCTGGGACATTATGACTCTACGGTTGAACCGGCAGTCATTAAAGTGGATGAGGAAAAAGCAATTAGCTGGCTGCAACAGGGTGCTCAACCTACCGACACGGTAAAAAGCTTGTTCAAAGCGGTTGGCATCATGAAAAAATGGGATGAAATAAAGCGTGCTAAGAAAGAGGCTTGA
- a CDS encoding KH domain-containing protein: protein MKDLVEVIAKALVKNPEQVAVTELAEATGTVYELRVAPEDMGKVIGKQGRIAKALRTVVKAAATRENKKVTVEII from the coding sequence ATGAAGGATCTCGTTGAAGTTATCGCCAAAGCTTTAGTGAAAAATCCGGAACAGGTTGCTGTGACGGAGTTGGCTGAAGCGACCGGCACTGTTTATGAACTCAGGGTAGCTCCGGAAGACATGGGTAAAGTCATTGGTAAACAGGGTCGCATAGCTAAAGCACTACGCACCGTAGTAAAAGCTGCTGCCACTCGCGAAAATAAAAAAGTAACAGTGGAAATTATTTAG
- a CDS encoding YlqD family protein, translating into MENMSLKCPVTIKAKVTETLKQRLAAEIQENIKKVDMELQQLEFHAKRALADQAKQDMQGLTAIRQQIDAERQKRLEFKNHMMEKLKETAQLELGAEIAQGTLERTVSVGIGDDLHKILGEEILIEDGIVIAFRR; encoded by the coding sequence ATGGAAAATATGAGCTTGAAATGCCCTGTCACGATCAAAGCCAAAGTAACGGAAACTCTCAAACAGCGTTTGGCAGCAGAAATTCAGGAAAATATTAAAAAAGTGGACATGGAATTGCAACAACTGGAGTTTCATGCCAAGCGGGCGCTGGCCGATCAGGCTAAGCAGGATATGCAGGGATTGACCGCCATTCGTCAGCAGATTGATGCGGAACGGCAAAAGCGTCTTGAATTTAAAAACCATATGATGGAAAAGCTAAAGGAAACGGCCCAATTGGAACTGGGGGCGGAAATTGCCCAAGGGACGTTGGAGAGAACCGTGTCAGTTGGCATCGGTGATGACTTGCATAAAATACTTGGTGAGGAAATCCTGATTGAAGACGGGATCGTTATCGCCTTCCGCAGGTAG